AATTCTGCTACTTCTTGTCCAAACTGAGCTTTCAGCTGATCGTAAGTACATGTTGTATCTTCAATGGTATCATGTAAAAGGGCAGCAACAAGAGCCGTACAATCCAATTCCATCTCGGCAAGAATTATAGCAACCTCAACCGGATGAATAATATATGGCTCTCCTGATATTCTCTGTTGACCCATATGTGCTGCTTTTGATACAGAGTATGCTTTTTCAAGCATCTCAAAGTTGCAGCCAGGGTCGTATTTTTTAACTTTCTCAACAAGTACTGAAAAGCTGTCTATCAATGTGTCCCTCCACCTGTCAAACGACTCCCGAATGAATTACATAATTAATCTTGTTAGAATTTTACTAAAGAATCAACTTTATAACCTTTGAGCTTATCTCTTCCATTCAGGGACATAAGCTCAATAAAGTATACTATTCCTGCAACCTCTCCTCCCAGCTTCTCAATAAGTTTAATATTAGCTTGAGTTGTTCCGCCGGTTGCAAGAAGATCGTCAACTATTAACACTCTCTGTCCCGGCTTGATTGCATCTGAGTGCATTTCGAGGACATCTTTTCCGTATTCCAGATCATATTCTTCACGTACGGTTTTATATGGGAGTTTTCCTTTCTTTCTGACAGGAACAAAGCCCTTATTCATGTGGTACGCTAGGGGTGCACCAAAAATAAATCCTCTTGACTCTGAACCTACAATAATATCAAAATCTCCCATCTTTTCCGCAAGTGTCCTGAATGTGTCCATACATGCTCTGAATGCTTCGGGGTCCTGAAGAACTGTTGTAATATCAATAAAATCGATTCCTTCCTTAGGAAAATCCATAACGTGTCTGAGTTTATCTTTAAAATTCATAGTAAACTCCTCTCATAAATAAATATTATATCATACATAAATATATTATAAATAAATAAATCCAAGGTTACAAGGTTGTATAAATTTACTGTAGGAAAATATTATTTTTTCTGTAAGTAAAAAAGGACTAAAACACAAGTATTATTTTATCATGTTTTAGTCCTTTTTGATTACCTCATGTTTTTTGCTTTTGCTGCATATTTTTTCTATTCAACCGGGAATTGCGTTCTTTTTCCAAGCAGATACTCTTTCAGAAGTACATAATCCAGTGCATCTATTGAACCGTTTCCGTCCAAGTCCGCAGCAGTGAGTCCATCGGGGGAAGGGAACTTTGTTATTGTTCCAAGAATGAACTGCTTCATAAGTGAAAAGTCAATTGCATTTATGTCTCCGCTTCCGTCCAAATCTCCATATACAATTTTATTTGCTTGAGTGCTAAATTTCCAATTATTTACATTAAATAAATACCCGCTTCCCCCTGTAAATTTCAGATATAGGTCGTGTACCCCTGTTGCACCGCTGACTGTACAGGATTTTGTTGCCCAAGTCTGCCAGCCTCCGGTTCCTGAGATGTTACAAGTTCCAACAAGTTTTCCATTAGCACTGTCAAGACGTATTTCTATATTGCCTCCACTGGTTGCTGATGCTACACTTGCATCGAATGACGTTGCACCGGTGGAACCAAAATCAACGCCTCTCACCTTTACCCAGTCTCCATTCTCAATATTGCAGACATCACGGCCACCTGAACTGCAATCCTCCGTATTTATACCGCTCTCCTGTGCCATGGTTTCTGCTTCATTAATAACATAAGGATTTACATACTTAAGTTGGGTAAGACCATCTGTTGTAATGTTAACCTTCTGCATAGTTCCGTCTGCGTTGTATGTTATTTTATCTATACAAACACTTCTCTGGTATGTTCTTGCATCACCGCTGGAAGCACCATTAGCTATGGCAACCGCTCTGTTGTGATAAGCTATATACCAGTTATTCTTAAATGAGAATATTGAGTGATGGTTATTATTACCCTCATTAGAAGGAGGGTTTGGCAATACGGTTCCTTTGTATTGGAATCCTGTCATTGGGTTGTCACTCATCATATAATCTATAGTAGCAGCTCCTTTTGAAAAATCGGTAGAATATGAGAAGTAATACTTTCCATTGTACTTGTGAAGCAATGAAGCCTCAAAGAAAATCGGTGCCACAATCTTTGATGCGGAACCGTTAATACTAATCATATCACTGTTAAGCTTAATTACCCTTGTATTCCCCTCGCCATTTCCGCCAAAATATAAATAAGCCTGTCCGTCATCGTCTACAAAAGCGGCCGGATCAAAGCACCAGAATCCGTTAGGGGGATTTACACCGGGAGTGCTTCCGGTTACAAGTGCTTTCCCCAGTGCATCCTTAAAAGGCCCGGAAGGACTGTCGCTTACTGCAACTCCTATTCCGCCGCCGCCATTTCCATAGTACATATAAAATTTATTATTCTTGGCTACAACTGATGGAGCCCATGACAATGAAGCCCAGCCGGATGCTTTAAAAACCTCTCCGTGATCCGTCCAGTTCTTTAAATCATTTGTAGATATACAAGTTATATCATTCATGATATAGCCCGGATTATTTGGATTGTACACATCGTGTGAACAGTATAAATACAGCCTTCCGTTGGCTTCGATACCAGTAGGATCAGCCGTATAGCGCTGGTAAAAAATCGGATAATCGGCGAACACGGTATTAATCCCTGAAATTGATACCAGTATACAAACCACAAGAAGAATTGACAATTTCTTAACTCTCTTAAACATAAAATAAGCCTCCTTAAAAATTTTTAAATTGGGGTTTAAAAATTGAAGCACTAAAATAGCTCCTATGTCACCTGTCTAACATAATGATGAGTTATTACTTACTTTACTGAATTTATTGACACAAATTAACGTAAATTTGGAGAAGTGTATAAATGATTCGATTTCTACATATTAACCTCCCTTCTTAATTTTTATAAATTAATTTTCGAACCAACGAGGCACTTTATTTGATTATCACTAATGCTACGACCGAACAATTTTTCTCAATAATTTGTAGGCATAATTTTTTAATAGGCAGGTGTAAAGAATAGGAGCAAGATGAAAAGATCGATTAGTAAATCTAATTTCAACTCATTATAAAATGTAAACTGTTTCCATCTCAATATAAATTCTTTTGACTTTGGTATAATAATTTTGTGACTCTTTATACTTGGGCAAAAAAAAATACAACAACTTTGTATTTTTTCTCAAAACCTTTTATTATTTATTTTTGTTAAGCTGTTACCTGTAATATTGTAAAACAAGTTGTACATTTCTATAACCATTATACTCATTAATATCAATGTTGAAAATCATATCCAGCTTTATTTTATTGGTGCGTCCTGCATAGATGTTTTGCAACTCTTCATTTCCAAACCTTTCAGCAACATATGAATCAAACTCATCAATATTTCCGAAATAAATGCAGTCGGCAAAACTGTTTCCGCCCTGCAATCTGAGCTTTAGTACTTTTCTTTCGTTTCCGAATACCCCGGCTCGCTTTACCGATATATTTTTTTCAGCAAACAGAGGTTTTGTGTTTCCTTTTCCGTATGGCTCCAAATAATATAATTCTTCTGCCGTCCTCAAATTTATTGCAGATAACGGTATATGTGCGTCAATATATATTTTAGGGATAAGGTCTTCATCTGTAAGTGTAGTAATACTGTTTACCCTTTCTCTTAAAATATCAACTTTGTCAGCGTCTAAACTGAATCCGGCCGCCATTGGATGTCCCCCGAATTTGGTAAACAGTTCCTTACATTTTAAAAGTTCCTCAAACATATTATATTCTTCTATAGAGCGACCCGAGCCTTTTACACAATTCTCACCCTTTGTAAGTATAAATGTGGGAACATTATATTTCTCTCTTACCTTTCCCGCAATGATACCAGCAATACTTTCATGAATTTCCGGCTTATATACTACCAAAACCCTGTCACCTTTTAAATCACTGTTTTCAATTGTTTCAATTGTCTCCTCCACACCTTTTACAGTCATGGATTTTCGTTCATTATTCAGTTCGTATAATTCAGCTGCCAAGACCTCTGCTTCCTGTTGGTCGTCAGTAAGGAGTAATTTCAGCCCCCTCATAGCCCAATCCAACCTTCCGGAGGCATTAATACACGGACCTAATATAAAACCAAGATGATAAACACCGATATTTTTTCCCAATATTCCGGTCTTTTGCAGAAGTGCGCTAAGTCCGATATTTTTTGTATCAGCTATAGCATTAAGCCCCTGTCTTACAAGAATCCTGTTTTCTTCTGTCAAATCAACTACATCACAAACAGTTGCAATTGCAACAAACTCATAAAACTCGCATTCCTCCTCCCGGGGAATACACATTTCCTCGTAAAGTACCTGTGTAAATTTAAACGCTACCCCCGCCCCGCAAAGTAGTTTAAACGGATACTGACATTCTGCCTGCTTCATATCTATAATTGCATCAGCTTCAGGAAGAATGTCAGGTACATCATGGTGGTCTGTAACTATTACTGTCATACCGGATTCTTTTGCATATTGTATCTGTTCTCTTGCTGCAATACCGTTATCACAGGTAATAATCGTGTCAATTCCGTCATTTAAAGCATTTTCAACCAAGCTGTTGCTTATACCGTATCCATCCAGTATCCTGTGAGGAATGGCATAGTCAACAGTTGCCCCGCACCTAGCCAAGGCTTTATATAATATATAAGTACTAACAACCCCATCAACATCGTAGTCGCCAATTATTCGTATTTTTTTATTTAGCTTGATTTTTTCTTTAACAATTGAAACGCCTTTCACAATATCCTTCATTAACTTTGGATGGTTTAAACCTTGCAAATCGGCCTTTATAAATTTTCTGGCATTATCTAAATCCTTTATACCTCTGTTTACTATAATCCTGCAAAGAAGTTCGCTGATTCCCAATTCCTTTGACATTTTCTTAAAGTCAAACTTAGGATTCTTTAGTATCCACTTTTGCAAATCCACCTGACCCCCATATATTAGTATTATTTCATTGAGGCTATGAGAAGCTCAATCGCCGTTCTATCAGTCATTTTTCCAGTTTTAATGGACTCATCCAGTTCAAGGCTATAATACATGGCCTTTTCCAAAATACCTATTTTCATATTTCTGCTTAATGCAAGAACTTTTGAGGCAACAAAAGGTGTTAATCCCATTTGCTTTGCTGCCGCATCCTCTCTCATGCCCTGTTGTTTGAGTAATTTCATTCTGTAAACCATTCTTATTTGTCTTACAATCATGTACATTATTTTCTGCATTGGTTCCTTCAAAGAAGCCATATCATTCAATAGTATCAGTGCTTTGGAAATGTTGCCTTCTGCTACGGCATCAGTTAAATCAAAAATTCTGCTTTTTATGGTTTTTGTACATACCGACTGAACATCATCAATGGAAATCTGCTGTTTATCCTCTGTAAAATTAACTATTTTGTCTATTTCGTTCAGTAGCTCTACCATAGAATATTCACTGTTCTCGACTATATACGATGCTGCAACATTATCTATGTTTTTTTTATGGCTTTTAAATACCTTAACAACCCATTTTACAAGGTCAGCAGGCTTCTGATAATTAAACTCAACAACAAGACCTTTTTTCTTTATAACATTTACCAGCTTAATTCTCTTGTCTACTTCCTGTTCCACAAAGATAAGACATGTATAGGGAGGCATATTTTCAATATAGTCTGCAAGTTTATTATTTTCTGATTTCTTATCAGAACCCTCGCCCCCACCTTTTTTTGACTTAAAAAAGCCGGAGTTCCTCGAAATTACAAGCTTTTTATCACTGAAAACAGGCATTGTCTCACAGTTTTCTATAAGAGTTTCAGTATCTTTTTTACCTTCAAGATATATATAATTTAAATCCTTTGTTTCTTCGTTAACAATCAGGTTGGCTATAGCATTCATATAATACTTTATAAGATAATCTTCCTGACCATAAAAGAGGTATACATTTTGCAGTTTATTTTCCTTTAATTCTTTTTTTAATATATCAAAACTCATATTCTTCCTCTTTTTATTATATTTTTAAGGTAGCATTGTTCTAATGTTAAACCCATTTCCATAGCTGGTTGCAATAACTGCTCCGTTTTCGTCTGTCCTAAAAAGTTTTGTTCCATTCTCTTGAAATGTATCAATAACAAATTGGCTTGGATGGCCGAAATTGTTTCGCCCTACTGAAACAACCCCATATTCCGGCTTGACCGCCTTTATGTAATCGTTGCTTGAGGAGCCTGGAGAACCGTGATGCCCTACTTTTATTATGTCCGCTTTTAAATCCAGACCTTGTTTTAACATTCTCTCCTCTGACGGAATCCCACTGTCCCCTGTAAACAAAACTTTTACATTCTTATAAACTAATTTTAACACTAATGAGCTTTCATTCAAATCCTCTTGGGCAATGCTGTCTATTTTATAAGAGAGCGGGTTTAATACTTCAAATATCGTTTCGTTATCAAGGTTTATTCTATCTCCTTGCTTACATTTGATTACTGAAATATTTTTTTCCTTACAGATACTATTTACTTTCTCCAATCCTCGTCCATCAGTTTCAGGTACAATTACTGTCCCTACAGACAGCTCTCTGAGCACTGCCTCAAGTCCCTCCGTATGGTCAGAGTGTCCGTGGGACGCAATAACAATATCAACTTTTTTCGTACCCCTATCAAGAATATATGGTACCATAACTGACTCACCTATATCAAACTCGGATTTCGAATTTGCTTCACGTCCGCCTCCGTCAATAAGTATTTTTGTACCATGAGCTGTTCTTATAAATGTGCTGTCACCTTGTCCAACATCTAAATAAGTTATTTCAAGTGGCTTAGGTATTAGCGACTTAGCCCCGAATATAATAATTATTAAAATAATAATTGCTCTTTTCAGATGTTTTGTGTATTTTTTAGCCTGAAAATAATTTCTGCCTTTAAATATATAAATTATAAATAAGTAGTAAAATAAAACCATTCCAAATGTTGGGGTAGGTAATTTTAACAATGAAAATGGTATTTTAGAAGTTACTTCTGTAACAAACAATATGAAGGACAGAAATGTGTTATTGATATACCCGATAATAACCGCCAGGTATATATTAAGTAAACCTGCAAAAACCATAATAAAACCTATTATTGTTACAAATTCAACCAAGGGCACAACGAGGATATTAGAAATAATGGAGAATGTTGAAAAATTGTTAAAATAATATAAGGTAACAGGTATAACTCCTAACTGTGCTGCAATTGTTGCTGCAAGAGTATCTGAAATCACGTTGGGGATATATTTGTACTCAGTGAAGGATTTAATTTGCGGATAAAACATGACAAGTGACAGTGTTGCACCGAATGAAAGCTGGAATCCTATATCAAATAGTGTATAGGGATTGATTATTAGTAAAATAAGTGCTGAGGCTGAAATACTTGTATATATATCGGGTTCCCGCATTATGATTCTTCCTGTCAGTATTATTATTCCCATAATAACAGCCCTGACTACCGAAGCTGAAAAACCCGTAACAAATACAAATAATATAAGTATAAAAATAGTAATTATATTTGCTTTTAAACTGCTCAATCTCAACTTTTTGAAAATAAAAGTAAATGGCAGAATTATAAATGCGACATTCATTCCTGAGGCTACCATGATGTGGCTAAGTCCGGCTTTACTGAATGCTGTAAAGGCATTTTCATCCAAGCCGTCCTTATATCCGATGAGCATACCTTCCAGCAGTCCTGCCTGATTTTTATCAAGAGAATAACTGATTATGTCAACAACTTTATTTTTAATCGCATATCCTATTCTATATAAGTAGCCTCCTCCTTTTTGACCGGAAACTTGAATATCTGATGCACCATGTAAATATATCCGTCCTGAAATCCCTATTGATGCCAGATATCTTCTATAATCAAATCCTGCCGGATTAGTTGCAGGCTTTGGCTTTTCAACAACCCCTGTAAAACCGATTTTTGTTCTGTAGCCTATTTTTATGTTAATATTGTTTACATAAACCAGTATCCTGTTTTTAACCTTGACGGTCTTATTTTTATAAACTACAGATTCTGTTTTTAGAACAAAATTTGACTTGCCGTCTTCCGAATTCTGTATTTCACTATCAATAAAACCCTTTACTTCTACAGGAATACCGTAATATTGATTAAAGCTTCCAATATAGCGATATTCTGCATTATAGAAAAGCATTCCGCCTGCTATAAAAAAAGAAAGCAAGATAAAAATTATAGTTTTTAAATTTCCGAGTTTTTTAAGAAGACAGATTATAGCTAACATCATTATAGAAGAAATTATAAGAAAACGATTCAATCCAATGCTGTTTATAAGTAGTATCCCTAAAATAAAGGACACAGCGAAAAGACAGAGCGGTCTTTTGATATTCAAAACAACCTCCATATTAAGTTTATAGTAAACTAGAAATTATGAATTTTCAAAGATAAAAAATGAAAGTTAAGAATTAAAAGTTGACATAGACCACAAAAACGTCTTATAAAAGACGTTTTTGTGGTCTATGATAAGATTTAAATTACTCTTTTTGCACCAATGTAAGTTCCCCGGTATTCAGATAAACTCTGAATAAGCACTTTTCCATTGGAAGTTGATGCATGAATAAATTGGTTGTTACCTAAGTAAATACCTACATGGTCTATAGCACCAGCTGATTTTCTGGAAGATGCATCAAAGAACAACAAGTCTCCAGCCCTTAAAGCTGTCTTAGAAACCCTTGTGCCATTTGAATACATGCTTGATGCTGAGCTGTTGAGGCTAACGCCAAAGTTCTTATATACGTAGCCGACATAGCCAGAGCAATCAAAGCCGCTTGGACTTTTCCCACCATAAACATACCTTACACCAATAAACTTCTTTGCATATGCAATTACCCTGCCAACCAGAGAATCATCCTCTTCGCTGACAAATGTTGCAGCTTCCGTAGAACGGGAAGTTTTTGTTGAATTCGCCGCTGAAGAAACAAATTTCTTTGAAACGTATCCAACCTTTGAACCTACTTTAACCTTGTGCCATTCAGTAAGTGTATCCAGTATTTGTACATCGGTTCCTTCTTTTAGAGAACTAATTACTTTGCTGCTTGTACTGGCACTTTCTCTGAAATTGACACCATTAGCATTAATACTTCCTTTTGTGGTAAGAACCTTTATGTAGTCACTGTTTACCCAACCGGTCTTTCCATCAAAAGAAATCTTGTACCAACCGCTAGACTTATCAAGCACTGAAACTCTCTTATTGGAAAGTTTAGTGATGACACTTGCTGAAGTATTTGGGTCTTTTCTTACATTGACGCCAGTACCCTGAATCTGGGCTGACTGCGAAGCAGCCATTGCAGCAGAGCATACTAACACAAGTGAAAAGGCGAAAATACAACCGACAAGTACCTTGGTAATCTTACCTGTCATTGGCCCCTCCTATAGTAGCGCTTCCGAAGTTAGCTGACGGGCTCGGGCAATAGGACCTCCCTACCATTCATTAAATAATAAAGAATGGATTAACCCCAAATCTTGGTTCCTCCGTACCTCTTTCGAGGATTCAGCTTATTAATTTCGTTATTATTATATTTAATTTATTACAGTTTGTCAAACTTTTAGTAATAAAACAGCAATTTTTTGGTAATATTTTTGTAATATTAATGATTTTTACACTTTCTTCCACATGATCAGAGCATGTTCAGTTATTTTTTGTAAATCATAAAACGTGTCAAATTCATATTCGGTATAACCACACTTTTCCCAGAATTTTATACCGGATGTATTATTTTTGCTTACCGAAAGACAAACAGTATTCACATTGTATGATTGCTTAAAATAACTTTCGAGAATACTAATGACTTTTTTACCATAACCTTTGGATTGGTATGGCAAGTCAATAGCTATTGAATTTAACCAGAGTATATTTTCCTCAACAGACAACGAACCTTTGACCAGACCTATAGACTTGTCGATAATAAAAGAATCCTTTTTTTCAAGAAAAATATCCAAAAAGAATACATTATTCTGAGATATAAACTTAAAAAGCTGACTGGAAAATACATCATAGCTTATAAAACTATAAACACCGGTTGCATATTTAAAGCCGTCTGTATTTTCGTAAATTGAATATATATTTTCAATACTTCCGTAGCTAATATTTTTTAAATGCAAATCATCATTCAATATATCTATCTTTAGCATATTACCATATCCTTACTGAACAAAAAGGTATTGATACAAAGAATTATACCAAATAATTGCAGTATTAAGAACAGCATATATTAGGAAATATTTGACACATAATATAAATAGCTTTATTTTTATTATATAAGCAATATAAACATTTTACAAAAGACAGAGAGGAACTAAAAATGTGTAAGGTATTTAACGAGCAATTATTTGAATGTTCTTTTATAACTCTTAAACTGTTACTGGAAGTGTTTAAAAAAAATCTAATAGATATAACTGATTTTAAGAGCAATACCGAACTTAAAATCAGTTATATCCAAAGTAACCTTAAGCATATAAATCAAATTGAAAGAAGGTCATTTATTGAATGTGTAATTCATGAATGTATTGAAATTAATCGCAGTTGCTAATTAAAACTGTAAAATTGCAAAATTAAGTCATCTAATCTTTTACTGATTCTAAGAATGTCGTGTTTCGCCCATGGTTCATTATCCAACAAATCATAAAGCTGCTGCTTAAGACACTCGACTTCTTTGTTAAGTGTATAAATATTTGTTTGCATTATGTAACCCCACTTCTTTTCTTTGGTAAAATATATACTTATTTTACCATTATTTTGTATTCAAGTAAATACATATCCTAAAATTTGTAAGTCCTTGTTGATTTTTTTGCTAAAAGCAGTTTACTTTTTAATCGTTCAGTAGTATATTAAAATAAAATAGTTTGAAATTCAAATTAAGTGAGGATTAAAGACCATGAACTCAGAAACAGAAAATAGTTTACTTATTGTGGATGAACTATTTAGAAAGCTTTTTGATAAGTACAATAAACTTGAGAGTAAAAAATTTTTTAGTAAAACTCTTGATGATCTTACTGTTATCGAAATTAATACAATAGTTGTTATAGGTCACGGTGAAGAAGATAAGAAGATGTCAGAGATTGCAAATACTTTGGGCGTCACCTTTGGTACTCCTACTGTAACTGTTGACAGGCTTATTAAAAAAGGTTATGTAATAAGAAGGCGTGACAAGGAAGACAGAAGGCAAGTTTTTATTTCTCTTTCTGAAACCGGGAAAGATGTTTTTGAATCTATTATTATTATTAGGAATATACTTGCTGAAAAAATATACGGTATCCTTAGTGAGGACGATAGAAAGGCCCTAATTAATATACTTTCATCACTTAATTCACACTTTGATGATATTTTTTGCTTCAAAAATAAGTAGTTTTTTTTTGTCGAAATACTTTGAATTTCAAATTATTTAAATTTACAATATTCGAGGTGGTGAAGTAAAAATAAAATGAACATCTATCCAGAAAAAAAGGAGGTAAAAATTATGCAAACACTGAAAAAGTACAAGAAATTTGCCGTAGTCATTGCAGTTATTTTAATTCCATTGGTCTACAGTTTTTTCTATCTTGATGCCTTTTGGGATCCATACAGCAAACTTGATAAACTTCCTGTAGCCGTAGTAAATCAAGATAATGGAGCAACTATCGGCGGTGAAAACAGAAATCTGGGAAAAGAAATTACAGACAATCTAAAAACCGATAAAAATCTTAAATGGGTTGTTACATCAGAATCTGATGCAAAGGACGGTGTAGAGAACAGAAGGTATTACGCAATGATTAATATACCTGGTGATTTCTCCAAAGATATTTCTTCGGCAGCCGACAGCGATAAAACTCAAGGTAATTTAACATATACTGTTAATGAGAAAAGAAATTATCTTGCAAGTCAAGTCCTAAGCAGGGTTACATTAGAGTTTAAGGATAAAGTCTCCAAGTCTGTTTCCGAAGAAATCGTCGGAACCCTTTTAGATCAGATAAAAGATCTTCCTAATAGTCTCAAGGAACTTGATAATGGCTTAAAGGAAATAAAAGACGGAGCTGAACTACTCTACGACAGCAATGGTAAAATTGTAAAAGGTCAGAAAAAATTTAATGACGGTGTTAATAAGCTTAACAACGGACTCTCAGAAGCCAATAACGGTTCTACTACTCTGTCAAAAGGTTCAAAACAACTCAGCGACGGTGCAGAACTGTTCTACAAGAGTTTATCAGGCGGTTCCGATAAAATAACCGGTTTGGTTAGCGGTTCCAATGCTTTTATGTCAGGTCTGTCAAATCTGAATTCAGGTTTAAATCAGCTAAATTCAGGCATTGCTATAGCTGCTCCCCAGATATCTCAACTGACTAAAGGTAGCTCTGACTTAAACAGCGGAGTACAGTCTTATACATCAGGTGTTGACAAGTATATTGAATCGGTAAACAAGGTTTCTCAGGCTCAATCTGTTTTAGCAAGCTCTATTCAGAAGTATGTGGCAACCCATCCGGAAGCCTTGACAGACCCGAATTTCAAGGCTGTAATCGCTACTCTGGAGGCCTCAAATTCTGTTCCTGAACAGCTCAAAGCTGGCGGAGAACAATTATCTTCTTCTGGAAAACAACTTGCTGAGGGTTCAGGTAAAGTTGCAGGCGGAGTTTCCCAGTTGGCTATACAATTGGGTTCTGTAACGGAAGGTATAAATAAACTTACTGCAGGATCAAACAAATTGAATAAATCATATCCAATGATTAACAAAGGTATCCTTGATACTGCTTCTAGTATCAAAACTGCCTCTGATAAATCCAAGGAGCTTGCTTCAGGTGCTTCATCAGTTAATGAAGGAGTCGCAAAACTTTCAAGCGGTGTTTCTGCACTTGCAGCTGGTAGCGAGGAATTGTTAAAGAATTCTGGTGTTATCCTTGACGGTGAAACAAAGATTCAGGATGGTTTAGGCAAACTTAAGGATGGAGTAACAGCAGCCAGCAGTGGTGTATCCTCTTCCCTTCTAAAGGCTGACGGTAAATTAAACGGTACAGACGGCTTAAAGGAATATGCAGCAGACCCTGTTAAAATTACAGAAAAGAAGGTTTACGGTATTCCTGACTATGGTACAGCCTTTACACCTTATTTTGTATCTCTGTCCCTTTGGGTTGGTGCATTGCTGATGTTCTTTGCAATTTATCTGGATGAGGAAGTAAGATTCCGCAGGTTTTCTTCCGAATCTAAAGGCTATATGAGATTTTTTGCATATACTTTCATAGGCATTGCCCAAGCTCTTGTCTTAGACATTGTTATTTTAAAAGGTTTGCACTTGGAAGTTGCTAATATGGGACTTTTTGTACTGACAAGTATCATAATTTCATTGTCATTTACATCTATAATGAGATTTTTACTTGTACAATTAAGGGATGTGGGCAAGTTCATTGCAATTCTGCTTTTGATATTACAGCTTACTTCCTGCGGAGGAACCTTCCCGATGGAACTTGTTCCACGCTTCTTCAATGTGCTTAATCCGTTTATGCCAATGACATATTCAGTTAATGCATTGAGAGAAGTAATTTCAGGTATTAATGATGGATTCCTGGCACAGAACCTGATTGTTTTAGTTGCTATAATGGCAGGTTTCCTTATATTGAACCTTATAGTATCAAAGCTGAGGTTTGGAAGCATTTCTTCTGATTCTGATGATTTTGTTAAAATATCCGAAGAAGTTTCAGCTTAAATAAAATAAATTTATAATAATTTACAAAATCCGTAAACTGACATAGTTTTTGAACTGTGTCAGTTTTTTATTGGAAGCATATCTTTGCTGTTTTTCTAGCAAAATATTATTAAAGGTATTCACATTATTTTATAGCCATAATTTGGCAGACGGAGGTATAAGCTATGAGAAACAGGAAAATAGACGATGACTCGCTTTTAACCGTTTTTGAGCGAATTATAA
This region of Clostridium sp. BNL1100 genomic DNA includes:
- a CDS encoding DNA internalization-related competence protein ComEC/Rec2, which translates into the protein MNIKRPLCLFAVSFILGILLINSIGLNRFLIISSIMMLAIICLLKKLGNLKTIIFILLSFFIAGGMLFYNAEYRYIGSFNQYYGIPVEVKGFIDSEIQNSEDGKSNFVLKTESVVYKNKTVKVKNRILVYVNNINIKIGYRTKIGFTGVVEKPKPATNPAGFDYRRYLASIGISGRIYLHGASDIQVSGQKGGGYLYRIGYAIKNKVVDIISYSLDKNQAGLLEGMLIGYKDGLDENAFTAFSKAGLSHIMVASGMNVAFIILPFTFIFKKLRLSSLKANIITIFILILFVFVTGFSASVVRAVIMGIIILTGRIIMREPDIYTSISASALILLIINPYTLFDIGFQLSFGATLSLVMFYPQIKSFTEYKYIPNVISDTLAATIAAQLGVIPVTLYYFNNFSTFSIISNILVVPLVEFVTIIGFIMVFAGLLNIYLAVIIGYINNTFLSFILFVTEVTSKIPFSLLKLPTPTFGMVLFYYLFIIYIFKGRNYFQAKKYTKHLKRAIIILIIIIFGAKSLIPKPLEITYLDVGQGDSTFIRTAHGTKILIDGGGREANSKSEFDIGESVMVPYILDRGTKKVDIVIASHGHSDHTEGLEAVLRELSVGTVIVPETDGRGLEKVNSICKEKNISVIKCKQGDRINLDNETIFEVLNPLSYKIDSIAQEDLNESSLVLKLVYKNVKVLFTGDSGIPSEERMLKQGLDLKADIIKVGHHGSPGSSSNDYIKAVKPEYGVVSVGRNNFGHPSQFVIDTFQENGTKLFRTDENGAVIATSYGNGFNIRTMLP
- a CDS encoding NlpC/P60 family protein; the protein is MTGKITKVLVGCIFAFSLVLVCSAAMAASQSAQIQGTGVNVRKDPNTSASVITKLSNKRVSVLDKSSGWYKISFDGKTGWVNSDYIKVLTTKGSINANGVNFRESASTSSKVISSLKEGTDVQILDTLTEWHKVKVGSKVGYVSKKFVSSAANSTKTSRSTEAATFVSEEDDSLVGRVIAYAKKFIGVRYVYGGKSPSGFDCSGYVGYVYKNFGVSLNSSASSMYSNGTRVSKTALRAGDLLFFDASSRKSAGAIDHVGIYLGNNQFIHASTSNGKVLIQSLSEYRGTYIGAKRVI
- a CDS encoding N-acetyltransferase yields the protein MLKIDILNDDLHLKNISYGSIENIYSIYENTDGFKYATGVYSFISYDVFSSQLFKFISQNNVFFLDIFLEKKDSFIIDKSIGLVKGSLSVEENILWLNSIAIDLPYQSKGYGKKVISILESYFKQSYNVNTVCLSVSKNNTSGIKFWEKCGYTEYEFDTFYDLQKITEHALIMWKKV
- a CDS encoding aspartyl-phosphate phosphatase Spo0E family protein, with product MQTNIYTLNKEVECLKQQLYDLLDNEPWAKHDILRISKRLDDLILQFYSFN
- a CDS encoding MarR family winged helix-turn-helix transcriptional regulator, with amino-acid sequence MNSETENSLLIVDELFRKLFDKYNKLESKKFFSKTLDDLTVIEINTIVVIGHGEEDKKMSEIANTLGVTFGTPTVTVDRLIKKGYVIRRRDKEDRRQVFISLSETGKDVFESIIIIRNILAEKIYGILSEDDRKALINILSSLNSHFDDIFCFKNK